From Corynebacterium sp. BD556, the proteins below share one genomic window:
- a CDS encoding adenine phosphoribosyltransferase: MVDNTPGSTFSTAAQALRAKIRRVADFPEKGVLFEDLTPVLADGPALNAVIRELAERSRELGADMIGGLDARGFLLGSAVAYELGLGVLAIRKKGKLPPPVIAQEYTTEYSSAALEIPAEGIDFRGRKVVLVDDVLATGGTLVAATDLIERAGGSVVGYVVVLEVDGLGGREKLSGAPLVVLAENG; encoded by the coding sequence GTGGTTGACAACACACCAGGTTCGACTTTTTCCACTGCCGCGCAGGCGCTTCGCGCGAAGATCCGCAGGGTCGCGGATTTTCCTGAGAAGGGGGTTCTTTTTGAAGACCTGACGCCGGTGCTTGCCGACGGCCCCGCGCTCAACGCCGTCATCCGTGAGCTCGCCGAGCGCAGTCGAGAGTTAGGGGCCGACATGATCGGCGGCCTCGACGCCCGCGGCTTTTTGTTGGGTTCTGCAGTGGCCTATGAGCTGGGTCTTGGGGTGTTGGCCATCCGCAAGAAGGGGAAGTTGCCGCCGCCGGTTATCGCCCAGGAGTACACCACCGAGTACAGCTCGGCTGCCTTGGAGATTCCCGCTGAGGGCATTGATTTTCGGGGGCGCAAGGTGGTGCTTGTCGACGATGTCCTCGCAACCGGCGGCACTCTCGTGGCCGCTACTGACTTGATTGAACGCGCCGGTGGTAGCGTCGTTGGGTACGTAGTGGTCCTTGAGGTCGATGGCCTCGGGGGCAGGGAGAAACTTTCCGGTGCGCCGCTGGTAGTTCTAGCGGAGAACGGCTGA